One genomic segment of Streptomyces niveus includes these proteins:
- a CDS encoding AfsR/SARP family transcriptional regulator: MRFQLLGPLSITDGPDTVVLQPSKPTILLASLLLHANTVVSADYLQRTMWGEEQPATSRAALQTCVLRLRRLFTKHGVTETPIEAVPGGYRITAGPRHLDLIGFREEVRRAADVADPESELHVLKGALSLWEGSVLANVRSDVLHRDEVPRLVEERLRTLERACDLKLLLGRCGEALVELWSASRAHPGHERFREQLIEALYRTGRQTEALAEYRMVKEYLHDELGVDPSPALRRLELAILRGEDLGPADDRHPAGAAYISAGHGERRHTTAPAAPPSAVVEPVAAVHSFTGRAAETTALLERLTAPGHEPVTLLVSGAPGIGKTALARHLAHQVKDSFPAGLFMVRMVAPDGTPRSPDDAAAEVAAALRDQVRGERALLVLDDVIDADQVRPLLPAGADGAVIVTSRRGLAGLVATHGGWVLRLGTFTEEESYALLVAVLGAERVEAEPEEARRLAEACGHHPLALRIMSARLLTRPALRLADSVSWLAEDPLARLSLTDSPELSVHRVLGGALDRLDPRLVEAFLKVAAQIPEHFTAEDGVRVLGMSPVEADDVLDRLADAGLLEEGPPGPYRVHELLRVYARRTAPFRSRPIQKV, translated from the coding sequence GTGCGGTTTCAGCTCCTCGGGCCGCTCAGCATCACGGACGGTCCCGACACTGTCGTCCTCCAGCCGTCCAAGCCCACCATTCTCCTCGCCTCACTGCTCCTGCATGCCAACACGGTCGTCTCCGCCGACTACCTGCAGCGGACCATGTGGGGCGAGGAACAGCCCGCCACCTCGCGAGCCGCGCTCCAGACGTGCGTACTGCGGCTGCGCCGGCTGTTCACCAAGCACGGGGTGACCGAGACCCCCATCGAAGCCGTGCCCGGTGGCTACCGGATCACGGCCGGCCCCCGGCATCTCGATCTGATCGGCTTCCGCGAAGAGGTACGGCGTGCCGCGGACGTCGCCGACCCGGAGAGTGAACTGCACGTGCTCAAAGGCGCGTTGTCGCTGTGGGAGGGCTCGGTCCTGGCCAACGTCCGCTCCGACGTGCTGCACCGCGACGAAGTCCCCCGGCTCGTCGAGGAGCGGCTGCGGACTTTGGAGCGCGCCTGCGATCTCAAGCTGCTGCTCGGCCGCTGCGGCGAGGCGCTGGTGGAGCTGTGGAGCGCCAGCCGGGCCCACCCCGGCCATGAGCGGTTCCGGGAACAGCTCATCGAGGCCCTGTACCGCACGGGCCGTCAGACCGAGGCCCTCGCCGAGTACCGGATGGTCAAGGAGTATCTGCACGACGAGTTGGGGGTGGACCCGTCGCCCGCGCTGCGCCGGCTGGAACTGGCCATCCTGCGCGGCGAGGATCTGGGGCCCGCCGATGACCGCCACCCCGCCGGAGCCGCGTACATCTCCGCCGGACACGGCGAGCGCCGGCACACCACCGCCCCCGCGGCGCCGCCGTCGGCCGTCGTGGAACCCGTCGCGGCCGTGCACTCCTTCACCGGGCGCGCGGCCGAGACCACCGCCCTGCTGGAGCGGCTGACCGCGCCCGGCCATGAACCCGTCACCCTCCTGGTGTCGGGCGCGCCCGGAATCGGGAAGACCGCCCTGGCCCGACACCTCGCCCACCAGGTCAAGGACAGTTTCCCCGCAGGCCTGTTCATGGTGCGGATGGTCGCCCCGGACGGTACGCCGCGCAGCCCCGACGACGCGGCCGCCGAGGTGGCCGCCGCCCTGCGCGACCAGGTGCGCGGCGAACGGGCCCTGCTCGTGCTGGACGACGTGATCGACGCCGACCAGGTCAGGCCCCTGCTGCCGGCCGGCGCCGACGGCGCGGTGATCGTCACCAGCCGACGCGGTCTCGCCGGTCTCGTCGCCACCCACGGCGGCTGGGTCCTGCGGCTCGGCACCTTCACCGAGGAGGAGTCGTACGCGCTGCTGGTCGCCGTCCTCGGCGCCGAACGCGTCGAGGCGGAACCGGAGGAGGCCCGCAGGCTCGCCGAAGCCTGCGGTCACCACCCGCTCGCGCTGCGCATCATGTCGGCCCGGCTGCTCACCCGGCCCGCGCTGCGGCTCGCCGACTCCGTGAGCTGGCTGGCGGAGGACCCGCTGGCCCGGCTCTCCCTCACCGACTCGCCCGAACTGTCGGTGCACCGCGTACTGGGCGGGGCGCTCGACCGGCTCGACCCGCGGCTGGTCGAGGCGTTCCTGAAGGTCGCCGCGCAGATCCCCGAACACTTCACGGCCGAGGACGGCGTGCGGGTGCTGGGGATGTCCCCCGTCGAGGCGGACGACGTGCTGGACCGGCTCGCCGACGCCGGACTGCTTGAAGAAGGGCCGCCCGGCCCGTACCGGGTGCACGAACTGCTCCGTGTGTACGCGCGCAGAACCGCGCCGTTCCGATCCCGACCGATACAGAAGGTGTGA
- a CDS encoding TOMM precursor leader peptide-binding protein, with product MAAEATATPTDVAPPAAQETGTASASASDAPAASASAQPPVASAFDALAGTRPRVRRDVLFTETPGGVLFHNADGGFHLTGRTAYRFASLMVPHLAGHHRLGDICQGFGPAQQAMAAELVKTLYERGFARDIPEDASGAPAPDALTDAVTTRFAAQIAYADHYADGALARFRRYRTTRVAILGTGPVARWCALSLVRNGCAALAVEGDAGGDPTLLAEIAELAGQDCPVTLDSLTAQPGWTALDGYDVVVVTGPDASARTHALLRAGVPEGTTLIPAWTFGRRSVTGPLSKAGSTGCWSCAVLRLGGNTDAGTAADIWSEVAGGATGGASGRSAPTGPVAAMSGNLLGYEIFRLTTGVLPAETEGQVLVQDLESLDVMAEPVQPHPRCALCASAAVAPRPALPGGLALPVTPTVESAGDAEALVEDLNRISTVLVRPFTGVFGRYDDESLTQTPLKISRVELAVGHGPRRRIAAFDVHHLAGARLRALYAAAEAYVEHVVPITPEIVAPGSPAPGEGVLPDRLTTGGGTGAGAEAVGAWLTATSLLTKEPVKVPAAAVRPFGPYNTERLHQATTAGAGAGPTPQEAAGRGLLSALAHGALLRAVRGEARGALVTSPAAGEPDADPELVFLLKSVPNVGIRAELVDLGEQEHSGAHVVLARETGGADGDRPEGLGRWAVAAGLSRTAAACSALRDLIGQVQLDAEDPESTVDTGDPLMAELAAATVLLTAEPVAADATATTFDAVLDRLREAGRDVLYVPTTPADLPAGGISTARVLLTTGPAAGRDGAVTTGVEGAPDAR from the coding sequence ATGGCTGCAGAAGCGACAGCGACTCCCACGGACGTCGCGCCTCCGGCGGCACAAGAGACCGGGACGGCGTCCGCTTCGGCCTCGGACGCGCCGGCTGCCTCGGCCTCGGCACAGCCCCCGGTGGCGTCCGCCTTCGACGCCCTCGCCGGCACCAGACCCCGAGTCCGCCGGGACGTGCTGTTCACCGAGACGCCCGGCGGTGTCCTCTTCCACAACGCCGACGGCGGCTTCCACCTCACCGGCCGCACCGCCTACCGGTTCGCCTCGCTGATGGTGCCGCACCTCGCGGGACACCACCGGCTCGGCGACATCTGCCAGGGCTTCGGTCCCGCCCAGCAGGCCATGGCCGCCGAACTGGTCAAGACGCTGTACGAGCGCGGCTTCGCCCGCGACATACCCGAGGACGCGTCCGGTGCCCCCGCCCCCGACGCCCTCACCGACGCGGTCACCACCCGCTTCGCCGCCCAGATCGCGTACGCGGACCACTACGCCGACGGCGCCCTCGCCCGCTTCCGCCGCTACCGCACCACCCGCGTCGCGATCCTCGGCACCGGCCCCGTCGCCCGCTGGTGCGCGCTCAGCCTCGTCCGCAACGGCTGCGCCGCACTCGCCGTCGAGGGCGACGCCGGCGGCGACCCGACCCTGCTCGCCGAGATCGCCGAACTGGCCGGCCAGGACTGCCCGGTGACCCTCGACAGCCTCACCGCGCAGCCCGGCTGGACCGCGCTCGACGGCTACGACGTCGTCGTCGTGACCGGCCCCGACGCCTCCGCCCGCACCCACGCCCTGCTCCGCGCGGGCGTGCCGGAGGGCACCACCCTCATCCCCGCCTGGACGTTCGGCCGCAGGTCGGTCACCGGGCCGCTCAGCAAGGCGGGTTCGACCGGCTGCTGGTCCTGCGCGGTGCTGCGCCTCGGCGGCAACACCGACGCCGGTACGGCCGCCGACATCTGGAGCGAGGTCGCGGGCGGCGCCACCGGCGGCGCCTCGGGACGGTCCGCGCCGACCGGCCCCGTCGCCGCGATGTCCGGCAACCTCCTCGGCTACGAGATCTTCCGCCTCACCACCGGCGTGCTGCCCGCCGAGACCGAGGGGCAGGTCCTCGTCCAGGACCTCGAATCCCTCGACGTCATGGCCGAACCCGTCCAGCCCCACCCGCGCTGCGCGCTGTGCGCGTCCGCCGCCGTGGCCCCCCGCCCCGCGCTGCCCGGCGGACTGGCCCTGCCCGTCACGCCGACCGTGGAGAGCGCCGGCGACGCCGAGGCGCTGGTCGAAGACCTCAACCGGATCAGTACGGTGCTGGTGCGCCCCTTCACGGGCGTGTTCGGCCGGTACGACGACGAGAGCCTCACCCAGACCCCGCTCAAGATCAGCCGCGTCGAGCTGGCCGTCGGCCACGGACCGCGCAGGCGGATCGCCGCCTTCGACGTGCACCACCTGGCGGGCGCCCGGCTGCGCGCGCTGTACGCGGCGGCCGAGGCGTACGTCGAGCACGTCGTGCCCATCACCCCCGAGATCGTCGCGCCCGGCTCCCCGGCGCCCGGCGAAGGGGTCCTCCCCGACCGTCTGACGACGGGCGGCGGCACCGGCGCGGGCGCCGAGGCCGTCGGCGCCTGGCTCACCGCGACATCGCTGCTGACCAAGGAGCCCGTCAAGGTACCGGCCGCCGCCGTAAGGCCCTTCGGCCCGTACAACACCGAGCGTCTGCACCAGGCGACCACCGCCGGCGCGGGCGCGGGCCCCACCCCGCAGGAGGCGGCGGGCCGCGGTCTGCTGTCGGCGCTCGCCCACGGCGCGCTGCTGCGCGCGGTACGCGGCGAGGCGCGGGGCGCGCTCGTCACCTCCCCGGCGGCCGGCGAGCCGGACGCCGACCCGGAGCTGGTGTTCCTGCTCAAGTCCGTGCCGAACGTGGGGATCCGGGCCGAACTCGTCGACCTCGGCGAGCAGGAGCACTCCGGTGCCCATGTCGTACTGGCCCGCGAGACGGGCGGCGCGGACGGGGACCGGCCCGAAGGGCTGGGCCGCTGGGCCGTCGCCGCCGGGCTCTCCCGGACCGCCGCCGCGTGCTCCGCGCTGCGCGATCTCATCGGCCAGGTGCAGCTCGACGCCGAGGACCCGGAGTCCACCGTCGACACCGGCGACCCGCTGATGGCCGAACTCGCCGCCGCCACCGTTCTGTTGACCGCCGAGCCGGTCGCCGCCGACGCGACGGCCACCACCTTCGACGCGGTTCTCGACCGGCTCCGCGAGGCCGGCCGTGACGTGCTGTACGTCCCCACCACCCCGGCCGACCTGCCCGCCGGCGGCATCAGCACGGCGCGCGTCCTGCTCACCACCGGTCCGGCCGCCGGTCGCGACGGCGCCGTCACCACCGGCGTGGAGGGTGCGCCCGATGCCCGTTGA
- a CDS encoding TOMM precursor leader peptide-binding protein, with translation MRRGFDAASGPTPALDVAPLGVHDAFADQGPADGEPGDAVPVRFYGRHAVVGPFPEPGAATHRPCARCLARRWQGVRSVALREALELGSGTRAAGESPYITPFTADALAGIVAARLAGKGPSTGSFPAVHLVDLQTLQVRHYPLVPDPECPRCGRAEEDTAEAAVLTLNPAPKHKPGSFRLRDISAYELPVEPYANPVCGSLGPSVVQDISSASTSATIGCFSMRSGDYLRETFWGGHADTFAQSVRIGVLEGLERYAGMRSRAKVAGVHGSLNGLRAAGERTLDPREVGLYSDDFHRANPRVTPFHPDRELPWVWGYSLRDQQPILVPEVLTYYHAPGLENRFVQESSNGCASGGCMEEAVYFGLMEVVERDAFLLTWYGQAALPELDPRTSTRAATRQMVDRLEMYGYEARFFDTRISFPIPVITGVAVRPDGGRGRMCFGAGAGLDPESALSGALCEIATDAVNLQGRTERDEARLRAMATDYDKVAALHDHPLAYGIPEMGDNAHFLIGEPGAPRQPKRSLARAYGDGSLPPVSDDLRDDLTRCVSAVTDKGFDVVVVDQTMPEQRDLGLTTVSVIVPGLLPIDFGWTRQRALGLPRLRTALREAGMRERDLTDADLNPAPHPFP, from the coding sequence ATGCGCCGCGGCTTCGACGCGGCCTCCGGGCCCACGCCCGCGCTCGACGTCGCCCCGCTCGGCGTCCACGACGCCTTCGCGGACCAGGGACCGGCCGACGGGGAGCCGGGGGACGCCGTGCCCGTACGGTTCTACGGCCGCCACGCCGTCGTCGGACCCTTCCCGGAGCCCGGCGCGGCCACGCACCGCCCCTGCGCCCGCTGTCTCGCCCGCCGCTGGCAGGGCGTGCGCTCCGTCGCGCTGCGCGAGGCACTGGAGCTGGGCTCCGGCACCAGGGCCGCCGGGGAGTCCCCCTACATCACCCCGTTCACCGCCGACGCCCTCGCCGGGATCGTCGCGGCCAGACTCGCCGGGAAGGGGCCGTCGACCGGCTCCTTCCCGGCGGTCCACCTCGTGGACCTCCAGACCCTCCAGGTGCGGCACTACCCGCTCGTGCCCGACCCCGAATGCCCGCGCTGCGGACGCGCCGAGGAGGACACCGCCGAGGCGGCTGTCCTCACGCTGAACCCCGCGCCCAAGCACAAGCCGGGGAGCTTCCGGCTGCGCGACATCAGCGCGTACGAACTGCCCGTGGAGCCGTACGCCAACCCCGTCTGCGGCTCCCTCGGCCCCTCCGTCGTGCAGGACATCTCCTCCGCGTCGACCTCGGCCACCATCGGCTGCTTCTCGATGCGCAGCGGCGACTATCTGCGCGAGACGTTCTGGGGCGGCCACGCCGACACCTTCGCGCAGAGTGTGCGCATCGGTGTCCTGGAGGGGCTTGAGCGGTACGCCGGGATGCGTTCGCGCGCCAAGGTCGCGGGCGTCCACGGTTCGCTCAACGGGCTTCGGGCCGCGGGTGAACGCACGCTCGATCCGCGTGAGGTCGGCCTGTATTCGGACGATTTCCACCGCGCCAACCCGCGCGTGACGCCCTTCCACCCGGACCGTGAACTGCCCTGGGTCTGGGGCTACTCGCTCCGCGACCAGCAGCCCATCCTGGTGCCGGAGGTGCTGACGTACTATCACGCGCCCGGTCTGGAGAACCGGTTCGTGCAGGAGAGCTCCAACGGCTGTGCGTCCGGCGGCTGTATGGAGGAGGCCGTGTACTTCGGCCTCATGGAGGTCGTGGAACGCGACGCCTTCCTCCTCACCTGGTACGGGCAGGCCGCCCTCCCCGAACTCGACCCGCGCACCAGCACCCGCGCCGCCACCCGGCAGATGGTCGACCGCCTGGAGATGTACGGCTACGAGGCCCGCTTCTTCGACACCCGGATCAGCTTCCCGATCCCCGTCATCACCGGTGTCGCCGTCCGCCCCGACGGCGGCAGGGGCCGGATGTGCTTCGGCGCCGGCGCCGGACTCGACCCCGAGTCCGCGCTCTCCGGGGCGCTGTGCGAGATCGCCACCGACGCCGTCAACCTCCAGGGCCGTACCGAACGCGACGAGGCCAGGCTGCGCGCCATGGCCACCGACTACGACAAGGTCGCGGCACTGCACGACCACCCGCTCGCCTACGGCATCCCGGAGATGGGCGACAACGCCCACTTCCTGATCGGCGAGCCCGGCGCGCCCCGGCAGCCGAAGCGGTCACTGGCGCGGGCGTACGGCGACGGATCCCTGCCGCCGGTCTCCGACGATCTGCGCGACGACCTCACCCGGTGCGTGAGCGCCGTCACCGACAAGGGGTTCGACGTGGTCGTCGTCGACCAGACGATGCCCGAACAGCGTGACCTCGGCCTGACGACGGTCTCCGTGATCGTCCCCGGTCTGCTGCCCATCGACTTCGGCTGGACCCGGCAGCGCGCGCTCGGTCTGCCCCGGCTGCGCACCGCGCTGCGCGAGGCGGGGATGCGCGAACGCGACCTGACCGACGCCGACCTGAACCCGGCGCCGCACCCCTTCCCCTGA
- a CDS encoding nitroreductase family protein, giving the protein MGYAHDYAAAIMQRGRVPMAPVDFVPNWSDGPRKAKYYPGVDSLPLPVAGYPADASLDRAFDGGAEAPGAATGEGAFDLTSLSGMLLDSYGLTGRRLGVQANTDLSALPFYPLANWSRGSASGGGLYPVSVYWVSGPSGPVTPGVHYYSTRHHTMQRLLTGDVSGEVRESLGGYGADTDQYLVLGIKYWQNSFKYNSFSFHAVSMDLGAAVQTWRMWAGARGLAIEPAMWFDEARLQRLLGVQGQEEGVFAVVPLKWAGAQGGSTPSQSPTPSPAPSPAGPGAGSVSVQLRDVERSREVFTFDALLKMQEATSAQATERPAPGALTPAATPPADPDLPVAALPAAKPMPADVRTVLRRRRSSFGRFDASRPVTGEQLAACLAASTAGSRLGGDTGTGPDGDGVRLTKLYAFVNHVEGVEPGAYEYDPDARELRLVKAGRPGEFLQRNYFLSNYNLEQAGAVLVPTIRTSAVLDAVGDRGYRLVNATIGAVAQSVYTASSALELGCGVALGFDNVSYIEELGLDATGEAPLLIMMIGNERPAPADFRYEIA; this is encoded by the coding sequence ATGGGGTACGCCCATGACTACGCCGCCGCGATCATGCAGCGGGGCCGGGTCCCGATGGCACCGGTCGATTTCGTGCCGAACTGGTCCGACGGGCCCCGCAAGGCGAAGTACTACCCCGGGGTCGACAGCCTGCCGCTGCCCGTCGCCGGCTATCCGGCGGACGCGAGCCTGGACCGCGCCTTCGACGGCGGTGCGGAAGCGCCGGGCGCGGCCACCGGCGAGGGGGCGTTCGACCTGACGTCGCTCTCCGGCATGCTCCTCGACTCGTACGGACTGACCGGCCGCCGGCTCGGCGTCCAGGCCAACACCGACCTGAGCGCCCTGCCCTTCTACCCGCTCGCCAACTGGTCGCGCGGCTCGGCCTCCGGCGGCGGCCTCTACCCGGTGAGCGTCTACTGGGTCTCCGGTCCGAGCGGCCCCGTCACGCCGGGCGTGCACTACTACTCCACCCGCCACCACACCATGCAGCGTCTGCTCACCGGCGACGTGTCCGGCGAGGTGCGGGAGTCGCTGGGCGGTTACGGGGCGGACACCGACCAGTACCTGGTCCTGGGCATCAAGTACTGGCAGAACTCGTTCAAGTACAACAGCTTCTCCTTCCACGCGGTGAGCATGGACCTCGGCGCCGCCGTGCAGACCTGGCGCATGTGGGCGGGCGCGCGGGGGCTGGCGATCGAACCCGCGATGTGGTTCGACGAGGCGCGGCTCCAGAGGCTCCTCGGCGTACAGGGCCAGGAGGAGGGCGTGTTCGCGGTCGTCCCGCTCAAGTGGGCGGGCGCGCAGGGCGGTTCGACCCCGAGCCAGAGCCCGACCCCGAGTCCGGCCCCGAGCCCCGCCGGGCCGGGCGCCGGGTCCGTCTCCGTACAACTGCGTGACGTCGAGCGTTCGCGCGAGGTCTTCACCTTCGACGCGCTGCTGAAGATGCAGGAGGCGACGTCCGCGCAGGCCACCGAGCGGCCCGCCCCCGGCGCGCTCACCCCCGCCGCCACACCCCCGGCCGACCCGGACCTGCCGGTCGCGGCGCTGCCCGCCGCGAAGCCGATGCCCGCCGACGTACGGACCGTGCTGCGCCGCCGGCGCAGCAGCTTCGGCCGCTTCGACGCGAGCCGGCCGGTCACGGGCGAGCAGCTGGCGGCCTGCCTCGCCGCGTCCACCGCGGGCTCACGCCTCGGCGGCGACACCGGCACGGGCCCCGACGGCGACGGCGTACGGCTCACGAAGCTGTACGCGTTCGTCAACCACGTCGAGGGGGTGGAGCCGGGCGCGTACGAGTACGACCCCGACGCCCGTGAGCTGCGGCTGGTCAAGGCGGGCCGCCCCGGCGAATTCCTCCAGCGCAACTACTTCCTCTCCAACTACAACCTGGAGCAGGCCGGCGCCGTACTGGTGCCCACGATCCGCACCTCCGCCGTCCTCGACGCCGTCGGCGACCGCGGCTACCGGCTCGTCAACGCCACCATCGGAGCCGTCGCGCAGTCCGTCTACACGGCGAGCAGCGCACTGGAGCTGGGCTGCGGTGTCGCCCTGGGCTTCGACAACGTCTCGTACATCGAGGAGTTGGGGCTCGACGCCACCGGCGAGGCCCCGCTCCTGATCATGATGATCGGCAACGAGCGCCCCGCACCCGCCGACTTCCGGTACGAGATCGCCTGA
- a CDS encoding lantibiotic dehydratase: MSDQAYDSRDQDPRRAFMLRVAGLPIETVHALRCPASRRWADSVLTEDERLRAAGERVGDLLHDLVGRTGDGADAGPDEAADRRALLKLRREVFNNRLPQRPGEALALVAGRDAAAGEALSRWLLDRRDLAALRATGAELFAGESAEARAALRAVAGEERLRKGLLLASPTLDAQIDAFVKGEGKPDKRRRKIERSLLSYLYRTVCKTSPFSTFTGVALGEFYDSREDSAGGDGFEVRFAEKWTGHARLNVVALGRLAECVIADPVRRADLPVAPASGWGRDDDRVRYVRRWITTGDDDTAVTFDAVKDRLFFLRRSGTLERLLDFFEENPALRYGELAAWLAEDAGAGADEVEQYLAALLDLGMVQVPALRTAVHDTDPLRAFQRSLRELDRPWATGLADRLTEAVALTDRFAGAEPAERREVLAALRATLSDVQLELGAEKPRVPQTLLYEDAAAGRETSMDLGAWRELTAEPLGRVEGVLPAFDLTLPQRVTFRGFFLARYGQGGRCDDLLKLVHDFHEDFFDQYMTFTASRTTFDTDGRYVPEVNWLGLPQLKAIDSARQMFIDKMRALWASGAEGDDADIDLDAGFLADVTAEIAPAAPRFAPMSHHIQLADRPDDPLIVLNRSYGGLSFPFSRFTQCFEGLDTALLAAADQVRPPDAVFAEVTGGTVTSNLNLHGRLTEYEIVCPGESGTLPQEYRIHLDDLYIEHDEAADRLVLRSTRLGREVIPVYLGYLVPLALPELPRTLLLLSPTSMAPLNVWGGVPESAPVGGVTRRPRVRHGSVVLSRRSWSAPAAGLPLLSPGTSDDDWFLGWHRFRRATGLPDRVFVTVSDSGARGATGAKPQYLDFDSALSLTAFEALLKTAEARVVFREMLPDEDGLHAVSDRGAHVAELAVETLAGAPERAPDIPELVSAELVSADSARRDAS, translated from the coding sequence ATGTCTGACCAGGCATACGATTCGCGGGACCAGGACCCGAGACGCGCGTTCATGCTGCGCGTCGCCGGGCTGCCGATCGAGACCGTGCACGCCCTGCGCTGCCCGGCGAGCCGCCGCTGGGCGGACTCCGTGCTCACCGAGGACGAGCGGCTGCGGGCTGCGGGAGAGCGCGTCGGCGATCTGCTGCACGACCTGGTCGGCCGGACCGGCGACGGCGCGGACGCCGGACCCGACGAGGCCGCCGACCGGCGCGCGCTGCTGAAACTGCGCCGCGAGGTGTTCAACAACCGGCTGCCCCAGCGGCCCGGCGAGGCCCTCGCACTGGTCGCCGGGCGGGACGCGGCGGCGGGCGAGGCCCTGTCGCGGTGGCTGCTCGACCGGCGGGACCTGGCCGCGCTGCGCGCCACCGGCGCTGAGTTGTTCGCGGGCGAGAGCGCCGAGGCACGCGCCGCGCTGCGCGCCGTCGCAGGTGAGGAGCGGCTGCGCAAGGGGCTGCTGCTGGCCTCGCCGACGCTCGACGCGCAGATCGACGCGTTCGTGAAGGGGGAGGGCAAGCCCGACAAGCGCCGCAGGAAGATCGAGCGGTCGCTGCTGTCGTACCTCTACCGCACCGTCTGCAAGACCAGCCCGTTCTCCACGTTCACCGGGGTCGCGCTCGGCGAGTTCTATGACTCCCGGGAAGACTCTGCCGGCGGGGACGGCTTCGAGGTGCGGTTCGCCGAGAAGTGGACCGGGCACGCGCGGCTCAACGTCGTCGCGCTGGGCCGCCTCGCCGAGTGCGTCATCGCCGATCCCGTACGCCGCGCCGATCTGCCCGTCGCCCCCGCGTCCGGCTGGGGCAGGGACGACGACCGGGTGCGTTACGTACGCCGCTGGATCACCACCGGCGACGACGACACCGCCGTCACCTTCGACGCCGTGAAGGACCGGCTGTTCTTCCTGCGCCGCAGCGGCACGCTGGAGCGGCTGCTGGACTTCTTCGAGGAGAACCCGGCGCTGCGCTACGGCGAGCTGGCCGCATGGCTCGCCGAGGACGCCGGGGCCGGTGCGGACGAGGTCGAGCAGTACCTCGCCGCGCTGCTGGACCTCGGCATGGTCCAGGTACCCGCGCTGCGCACGGCCGTTCACGACACGGACCCGCTGCGCGCCTTCCAGCGGTCGCTGCGCGAGCTGGACCGGCCGTGGGCCACCGGGCTGGCGGACCGGCTGACCGAGGCGGTCGCGCTGACCGACCGGTTCGCCGGGGCGGAGCCCGCCGAGCGCCGCGAGGTGCTCGCCGCGCTCCGCGCCACGCTCAGCGACGTCCAGCTGGAACTCGGCGCCGAGAAGCCACGGGTGCCGCAGACCCTGCTGTACGAGGACGCGGCGGCGGGACGCGAGACGTCGATGGACCTCGGCGCCTGGCGCGAGCTGACGGCGGAGCCGCTCGGCCGGGTGGAGGGCGTACTGCCCGCCTTCGATCTGACACTGCCCCAGCGCGTCACGTTCCGGGGCTTCTTCCTCGCGAGGTACGGACAGGGCGGACGCTGCGACGATCTCCTCAAGCTGGTGCACGACTTCCACGAGGACTTCTTCGACCAGTACATGACGTTCACCGCGAGCCGTACGACCTTCGACACCGACGGGCGGTACGTGCCCGAGGTGAACTGGCTCGGACTGCCGCAGCTCAAGGCCATCGACTCGGCGCGGCAGATGTTCATCGACAAGATGCGCGCGCTCTGGGCCTCGGGGGCGGAGGGCGACGACGCTGACATCGATCTCGACGCCGGATTCCTCGCCGACGTGACCGCCGAAATCGCCCCGGCGGCACCGAGGTTCGCGCCGATGAGCCACCACATCCAGCTCGCCGACCGGCCGGACGACCCGCTGATCGTCCTCAACCGCTCGTACGGCGGCCTGTCCTTCCCCTTCAGCCGCTTCACCCAGTGCTTCGAAGGACTCGACACCGCCCTGCTGGCCGCCGCGGACCAAGTACGGCCCCCGGACGCGGTGTTCGCCGAGGTCACCGGTGGCACGGTCACCAGCAACCTCAATCTGCACGGGCGGCTCACCGAGTACGAGATCGTCTGCCCCGGCGAGAGCGGCACCCTGCCGCAGGAGTACCGGATCCACCTCGACGACCTGTACATCGAGCACGATGAAGCCGCCGACCGGCTGGTGCTGCGCTCGACACGGCTTGGGCGCGAGGTCATCCCCGTCTACCTCGGCTATCTCGTGCCGCTCGCCCTGCCCGAGCTGCCCCGCACCCTGCTGCTCCTCTCCCCGACCTCGATGGCCCCGCTGAATGTGTGGGGCGGGGTCCCGGAGAGCGCGCCGGTGGGCGGAGTCACCCGCAGGCCGCGTGTGCGGCACGGCAGCGTCGTACTGAGCAGGCGCAGCTGGAGCGCGCCCGCCGCCGGACTCCCGCTGCTCTCACCGGGGACGTCCGACGACGACTGGTTCCTCGGCTGGCACCGCTTCCGGCGCGCGACCGGGCTGCCGGACCGGGTCTTCGTGACCGTCTCGGACTCCGGGGCGCGCGGTGCGACGGGCGCCAAGCCGCAGTATCTGGACTTCGACAGCGCGCTCTCGCTCACCGCGTTCGAGGCGCTGCTCAAGACGGCCGAGGCGCGCGTGGTGTTCCGCGAGATGCTGCCGGACGAGGACGGGCTGCACGCAGTCTCCGACCGCGGCGCCCATGTCGCCGAACTGGCCGTCGAAACGCTGGCCGGTGCGCCCGAGCGTGCCCCGGACATCCCCGAACTCGTATCCGCGGAGCTCGTATCCGCCGACTCCGCACGGAGGGACGCCTCATGA